The Aeromicrobium yanjiei genome includes a region encoding these proteins:
- a CDS encoding TetR/AcrR family transcriptional regulator translates to MPTPERTTLPAIVAAGEQILDADGLDAVTMVAVAQRVGVRAPSLYKRVSSRRELIGMIAAAAADDLRAQLLAADPGDGDPRQRLEDLAVAVRTFARSRPAAYRLVFSAGEEDVLSHEQLLAASAPLFAVVAELARPDEALEAARTVTAWVTGFIAMELGGEFRLGGEVDAAFDYGIARLADAITARPH, encoded by the coding sequence GTGCCCACACCGGAACGGACGACCCTGCCCGCGATCGTCGCGGCAGGAGAGCAGATCCTCGACGCGGACGGACTCGATGCGGTCACGATGGTCGCCGTCGCGCAGCGTGTCGGGGTGCGTGCTCCGTCGCTCTACAAGCGCGTCAGCAGCCGGCGCGAGCTGATCGGCATGATCGCCGCGGCGGCCGCGGACGACCTGCGCGCCCAGCTCCTCGCGGCCGACCCCGGCGACGGTGACCCCCGCCAACGGCTCGAGGACCTGGCCGTCGCCGTGCGTACGTTCGCGCGCTCCCGGCCCGCGGCGTACCGGCTGGTGTTCTCGGCGGGGGAGGAGGACGTGCTGTCGCACGAGCAGCTGCTCGCCGCGAGTGCGCCCCTCTTCGCGGTGGTGGCCGAGCTGGCCCGGCCTGACGAGGCGCTCGAGGCGGCGCGGACCGTCACGGCCTGGGTCACCGGGTTCATCGCGATGGAGCTGGGCGGTGAGTTCCGCCTGGGCGGCGAGGTCGATGCCGCCTTCGACTACGGGATCGCCCGCCTCGCCGACGCGATCACCGCTCGACCCCACTGA
- a CDS encoding EAL domain-containing protein: protein MTCAGCRTSSELEVDFSMAFQPIYDADAGRVWGYEALVRGRAGEGAGEILSQVSADQRYRFDQDCRVKAIQLASGLFPADQELKLSINFMPNAVYEPAACLRATLLAARETGFPMSSIMFEFTEDERVSDTVHLTNIITEYRKHGFTTAIDDFGAGHAGLGLLAEFQPDLIKIDMRIVRGIDTSRARQVVVAGIVDIAKELDITVLAEGIETEAEFRVLKGAGIRLFQGYWFARPAFEQLPQVRPELLSPPAGLG from the coding sequence ATGACGTGCGCAGGCTGCAGGACGTCCAGCGAGCTGGAGGTCGACTTCAGCATGGCCTTCCAGCCCATCTACGACGCGGACGCGGGGCGCGTCTGGGGCTACGAGGCGCTCGTGCGCGGCCGTGCTGGGGAGGGCGCCGGCGAGATCTTGTCGCAGGTGTCGGCCGACCAGCGGTACCGTTTCGACCAGGACTGCCGGGTCAAGGCGATCCAGCTCGCCTCGGGGCTGTTCCCCGCGGACCAGGAGCTGAAGCTGTCGATCAACTTCATGCCCAATGCGGTCTACGAGCCCGCGGCGTGCCTGCGCGCGACGCTCCTCGCGGCCCGGGAGACCGGGTTCCCCATGTCCTCGATCATGTTCGAGTTCACCGAGGACGAGCGGGTCTCGGACACCGTGCACCTGACCAACATCATCACCGAGTACCGCAAGCACGGATTCACGACCGCGATCGACGACTTCGGCGCCGGGCACGCGGGACTGGGCCTGCTGGCCGAGTTCCAGCCCGACCTGATCAAGATCGACATGCGCATCGTGCGCGGGATCGACACGAGCCGGGCTCGGCAGGTGGTCGTGGCCGGCATCGTCGACATCGCGAAGGAGCTGGACATCACGGTGCTCGCCGAGGGCATCGAGACCGAGGCGGAGTTCCGGGTGCTGAAGGGGGCCGGCATCCGCCTGTTCCAGGGGTACTGGTTCGCCCGCCCGGCGTTCGAGCAGCTCCCTCAGGTGCGCCCCGAGCTGCTCTCACCGCCCGCCGGCCTCGGCTGA
- a CDS encoding PaaI family thioesterase has protein sequence MTITPEDVYALAPYARTLGVTFEDMDAAELRTRLAFTDALSTTGGSLHGGALLGLADVSAAVCAALNAPPGTRPATADSTARFLRPAHGDVSAVSRPVQVTRSRAIVEIEIIDATGDLCAKVTQSVSLITSRDA, from the coding sequence ATGACCATCACCCCGGAGGACGTCTACGCCCTCGCGCCGTACGCCAGGACCCTGGGCGTGACGTTCGAGGACATGGACGCTGCCGAGCTGCGGACCCGGCTGGCGTTCACCGACGCCCTCTCGACCACGGGAGGATCGCTGCACGGTGGCGCGCTGCTCGGGCTGGCGGACGTGAGCGCCGCGGTGTGCGCGGCGCTCAACGCCCCGCCGGGCACCCGACCGGCGACGGCGGACTCGACAGCGCGGTTCCTGCGTCCGGCCCACGGCGACGTGTCGGCTGTCTCGCGCCCGGTGCAGGTCACCCGGTCGCGGGCGATCGTCGAGATCGAGATCATCGACGCCACCGGCGACCTGTGCGCGAAGGTGACCCAGTCGGTGTCGCTCATCACCTCGCGGGACGCCTGA
- a CDS encoding ABC transporter permease, translating into MFLALRELSFARGRFALMGGVVALIAILMVLLSGLAVGLANDGVSGLQRIKATSFAFQKDVSKDSAFSRSVVGPDAVEAWQKQPGVAEAAPFGNTLVNARTSRGVEIDLALFGVETDSFLVPQPAEGSAPAHEGEVAISSTAAEEGVEIGDTVTLEPSGTELTVVGVLADQNTFGHVDVGYLPLRSWQEIKAGVQPGDDVPSRVYDEFTAVAVKAKDGSTVDLAAGDKAAGTSSLTREDSYGASPGYTAETSTLQLIQVFLYAISALVVGAFFTVLTIQRRQELAVLRAMGASTRYLLRDSLLQSFVLLVVSAGVGIGIGLAAGGAISSTPMPFALEAGPIIGATALLIVLGLLGAGVAVIRVTRIDPLTALGGSR; encoded by the coding sequence ATGTTCCTGGCCCTCCGAGAGCTCTCATTCGCCCGCGGTCGATTCGCCCTGATGGGCGGCGTCGTCGCCCTCATCGCCATCTTGATGGTCCTGCTCAGCGGCCTCGCCGTGGGCCTGGCCAACGACGGAGTCTCCGGGCTCCAGCGCATCAAGGCGACCTCCTTCGCCTTCCAGAAGGACGTGTCCAAGGACTCGGCCTTCTCCCGTAGCGTCGTCGGCCCGGACGCCGTCGAGGCCTGGCAGAAGCAGCCCGGCGTGGCCGAGGCCGCTCCGTTCGGCAACACGCTGGTCAACGCGCGGACCAGCCGTGGCGTGGAGATCGACCTCGCCCTGTTCGGCGTGGAGACCGACTCGTTCCTCGTCCCCCAGCCGGCCGAGGGTTCCGCCCCGGCCCACGAGGGTGAGGTCGCGATCAGCTCGACCGCGGCCGAGGAAGGGGTCGAGATCGGCGACACGGTCACCCTGGAGCCGTCGGGCACCGAGCTGACGGTCGTGGGCGTCCTGGCCGACCAGAACACGTTCGGCCACGTCGACGTCGGCTACCTGCCGCTGCGCTCGTGGCAGGAGATCAAGGCCGGCGTGCAGCCCGGCGACGACGTGCCGTCGCGCGTCTACGACGAGTTCACGGCGGTCGCCGTCAAGGCCAAGGACGGGTCGACGGTCGACCTGGCCGCCGGGGACAAGGCAGCAGGGACGTCGTCCCTCACCCGCGAGGACTCCTACGGCGCATCGCCGGGATACACCGCCGAGACCTCCACGCTGCAGCTGATCCAGGTGTTCCTCTATGCGATCTCCGCGCTGGTCGTCGGAGCGTTCTTCACCGTGCTGACCATCCAGCGCCGCCAGGAGCTCGCCGTGCTGAGGGCCATGGGCGCCAGCACGCGGTATCTCCTGCGCGACAGCCTCCTGCAGTCGTTCGTGCTGCTCGTGGTCTCCGCGGGAGTCGGCATCGGCATCGGCCTGGCAGCCGGTGGCGCGATCTCCTCGACCCCCATGCCGTTCGCCCTCGAGGCCGGACCGATCATCGGCGCCACGGCGCTCCTGATCGTGCTCGGCCTGCTTGGAGCCGGCGTCGCCGTCATCCGAGTCACCCGTATCGATCCCCTCACCGCCCTCGGAGGCAGCCGATGA
- a CDS encoding MFS transporter: protein MVTTGTTAARRDTGQTWLAWVVLVAAVLEVVAPVVTANGPGSSPGDGSGPELLITPVGWAFSIWGVIYTLAIAQAIAVLVRGADAVPRRLQIDLVVLYLGGTVWIVLAGLDSSEATAGALLVMLLAAVDAVLTTTRAAIAPRWLAVLTGASVGLYAGWVTAAFFLNLSTALVDATSLEADGLGWQIVMVVIAVIALLAVLVATRGNVAYAAAGIWAMIGIAVTGSSDDTTEVLVAAVVAAVVLVVTTLALHVARRRSPDPAPAA from the coding sequence ATGGTGACGACAGGGACGACAGCCGCGCGGCGGGACACGGGCCAGACCTGGTTGGCATGGGTGGTGCTGGTGGCCGCCGTCCTCGAGGTCGTGGCCCCTGTGGTGACGGCCAACGGACCCGGCAGCTCGCCGGGGGACGGCTCAGGGCCTGAGCTGCTCATCACCCCGGTCGGCTGGGCTTTCTCGATCTGGGGCGTCATCTACACGCTGGCCATCGCCCAGGCCATCGCGGTGCTGGTACGCGGCGCGGACGCGGTGCCGCGGCGCCTGCAGATCGATCTCGTGGTGCTCTACCTCGGCGGCACGGTGTGGATCGTGCTGGCCGGGCTCGACAGCAGCGAGGCGACCGCGGGGGCGTTGCTCGTGATGCTGCTGGCCGCGGTGGACGCGGTGCTCACGACGACCCGGGCGGCGATCGCCCCGCGCTGGCTCGCCGTCCTCACCGGCGCGTCCGTGGGCCTCTACGCCGGGTGGGTCACGGCTGCGTTCTTCCTCAACCTCTCCACGGCACTCGTCGACGCGACCTCGCTGGAGGCCGACGGGCTCGGCTGGCAGATCGTCATGGTCGTGATCGCGGTCATCGCCCTGCTGGCCGTGCTGGTCGCGACCCGGGGCAATGTGGCGTACGCCGCCGCAGGCATCTGGGCCATGATCGGCATCGCCGTCACCGGCAGCAGCGACGACACCACCGAGGTCCTGGTCGCAGCCGTGGTGGCGGCGGTCGTCCTGGTGGTCACGACGCTCGCGCTCCACGTGGCCCGGCGTCGCAGTCCCGATCCTGCGCCCGCTGCGTGA
- a CDS encoding alpha/beta fold hydrolase: MHTPPPFLMTATDESGSGGAPGTVRPTIVLVHGAWADSSSWSPVVERLLAAGFPVRSIANPLQGLDTDTAYLLSHLAAIPGPIVLVGHSYGGAVISNIDPSAYDITALVYVAAFIPLKGEAVGQLAAQSSTPLPLLSVEVDGAAEVTIDPAGFRAAFAGDLDETSAANLAVAQRPANVRAVSEPSVNEAFRSVPTWALVTRQDHAIDVDLQRMMSGRVDARVTEVDASHAVMLSRPDAVADLITQAAR; the protein is encoded by the coding sequence ATGCACACTCCTCCCCCGTTCCTCATGACAGCGACCGACGAGTCCGGCTCCGGCGGAGCGCCCGGCACCGTCCGACCCACGATCGTGCTCGTGCACGGCGCATGGGCCGACTCCTCCAGCTGGTCACCCGTGGTCGAACGGTTGCTCGCCGCCGGCTTCCCGGTCCGCTCGATCGCCAACCCGCTGCAGGGCCTCGACACCGACACCGCATACCTGCTGAGCCACCTGGCCGCCATCCCGGGACCGATCGTCCTGGTCGGTCACTCGTACGGCGGCGCGGTGATCAGCAACATCGACCCGTCGGCGTACGACATCACGGCGCTGGTCTACGTCGCGGCATTCATCCCGCTCAAGGGCGAGGCCGTCGGTCAGCTCGCTGCGCAGTCCAGCACTCCCCTTCCGCTGCTGTCCGTCGAGGTCGACGGTGCCGCGGAGGTCACGATCGACCCAGCAGGCTTCCGGGCCGCGTTCGCCGGCGACCTCGACGAGACCAGCGCGGCCAATCTGGCCGTCGCCCAGCGGCCCGCCAACGTGCGCGCCGTCTCCGAGCCGAGTGTCAACGAGGCGTTCCGCTCGGTCCCGACCTGGGCGCTGGTCACCCGCCAGGACCACGCGATCGACGTGGACCTGCAGCGGATGATGTCGGGCCGCGTCGACGCGCGGGTCACCGAGGTCGACGCCTCGCACGCCGTGATGCTCAGTCGCCCCGATGCGGTCGCCGACCTCATCACCCAGGCAGCTCGATGA
- a CDS encoding MBL fold metallo-hydrolase, whose amino-acid sequence MELAPGLRRIGNDVIATHLVVTGDGITLIDAGLAGQWRDLQRELDAIGRATSDIRGVVLTHGDSDHIGFAERLRRDHGVRVFIHSADAARARGEEKTKPAIGRVKAAPLLRFLAYSLRKGGLRTRWLTEVQEIAGGQVLDLPGSPEIIDLPGHSPGSVAIHVPAVSAVFVGDGLTTGHVLTGHQGPQPAPFTDDPAAAAASLAHLEDLQVDWVVPGHGAPWHGGVPALLAAYRAAMEVPGSDQT is encoded by the coding sequence ATGGAACTCGCACCCGGCCTCCGCCGCATCGGCAATGACGTCATCGCCACGCACCTCGTCGTGACCGGTGACGGCATCACCCTCATCGACGCCGGCCTCGCCGGCCAGTGGCGCGACCTGCAGCGCGAGCTCGACGCGATCGGACGCGCCACGAGCGACATCCGCGGCGTCGTGCTGACGCACGGCGACAGCGACCACATCGGCTTCGCCGAGCGCCTGCGCCGCGACCACGGGGTGCGGGTCTTCATCCACTCCGCCGACGCGGCCCGCGCCCGGGGAGAGGAGAAGACGAAGCCGGCCATCGGTCGCGTCAAGGCGGCCCCGCTCCTGCGCTTCCTCGCGTACTCACTCCGCAAGGGTGGCCTGCGCACCCGCTGGCTCACCGAGGTCCAGGAGATCGCCGGCGGCCAGGTGCTGGACCTGCCCGGATCGCCCGAGATCATCGACCTGCCCGGGCACTCCCCCGGCAGCGTCGCGATCCACGTCCCGGCCGTCTCGGCGGTGTTCGTGGGCGACGGGCTGACGACCGGGCACGTGCTGACGGGCCACCAAGGACCCCAACCGGCACCCTTCACCGACGACCCGGCCGCGGCCGCCGCATCCCTGGCCCACCTCGAGGACCTGCAGGTCGACTGGGTCGTCCCCGGGCACGGCGCACCGTGGCACGGCGGGGTCCCTGCCCTGCTGGCCGCGTACCGTGCGGCCATGGAGGTCCCGGGTTCCGACCAAACCTAA
- a CDS encoding FBP domain-containing protein: protein MDVPDPAALRRAFINSSRSRTASMSLPTPWPPPRASELDFVGWVDPKAPLRAYLATGSAAGDDLTCVELRLPSASARAKRQTMCDLCQTSDAPDGSLLMVAPRSGARGRSGDTVGLYICSDFGCSLRARRPLKEHERSVTGAPDTRVEALRERVEAFVARVRG, encoded by the coding sequence ATGGACGTCCCGGACCCCGCCGCGCTCAGGCGCGCCTTCATCAACAGCTCCCGCAGCCGGACCGCCTCGATGTCGCTGCCCACCCCGTGGCCGCCGCCCCGCGCGAGCGAGCTCGACTTCGTGGGGTGGGTCGACCCGAAGGCGCCGCTCCGCGCCTACCTCGCGACCGGCTCCGCCGCAGGTGACGACCTCACGTGCGTGGAGCTGCGCCTGCCCAGCGCCTCGGCCAGGGCCAAGCGCCAGACGATGTGCGATCTGTGCCAGACCTCCGACGCACCGGACGGCTCCCTGCTGATGGTGGCCCCGCGGTCGGGGGCCCGCGGCCGCAGCGGCGACACCGTCGGCCTCTACATCTGCAGCGACTTCGGCTGCTCGCTCCGGGCGCGGCGACCGCTCAAGGAGCACGAGAGATCGGTCACGGGTGCACCGGACACGAGGGTCGAGGCCCTCCGCGAGCGGGTCGAGGCCTTCGTCGCCCGGGTCCGGGGCTGA
- a CDS encoding TetR/AcrR family transcriptional regulator, giving the protein MARAGLTPDKVTRAGAELADELGFDRVTLSELSRRLGVQVASLYSHVEGSHGLRTRIALLALEELADRGEEAVAGRSGLEALGALGTVYRTYAAEHPGRYDAARLPLDAAVAAASAGPRHSRMLRAALHGYRLPEPEETHAVRMLGSLFHGFATLELSGGFAHSDPDSAESWARILDAIDTLLQGWASSTQPRPAGGESSSGRT; this is encoded by the coding sequence GTGGCGCGAGCAGGGCTGACCCCCGACAAGGTCACCCGAGCCGGAGCGGAGCTGGCCGACGAGCTGGGCTTCGACCGGGTCACCCTCTCCGAGCTGTCCCGCCGGCTCGGCGTCCAGGTCGCGAGCCTTTACTCCCACGTGGAGGGATCGCACGGGCTTCGCACGCGCATCGCCCTCCTCGCGCTGGAGGAGCTGGCCGACCGCGGCGAGGAGGCCGTAGCGGGCCGGTCGGGGTTGGAGGCACTGGGCGCGCTGGGGACCGTCTACCGCACGTACGCAGCCGAGCACCCGGGCCGGTACGACGCCGCAAGACTTCCCCTGGACGCGGCGGTCGCAGCGGCGAGTGCCGGACCACGCCACTCGCGCATGCTCCGCGCAGCACTGCACGGCTACCGTCTGCCCGAGCCCGAGGAGACCCACGCCGTGCGGATGCTGGGAAGCCTGTTCCACGGCTTCGCGACACTCGAGCTCAGCGGAGGCTTCGCGCACAGCGACCCGGACTCGGCCGAGTCCTGGGCCCGCATCCTCGACGCGATCGACACGCTGCTGCAGGGCTGGGCCTCCTCGACTCAGCCGAGGCCGGCGGGCGGTGAGAGCAGCTCGGGGCGCACCTGA
- a CDS encoding dihydrolipoyl dehydrogenase family protein: protein MPEDTYDVIVIGAGPVGENVADRIVQGGLTAAIVERELVGGECSYWACMPTKALLRDAAALRAVRSLPAAAQAVTGELDPAAVLRRRDSFASHWDDAGQVSWLVGAGVALLRGQGRIVADRTVEVSSAAGAATTVHARHAVVVATGSSAFVPPVPGLTETAPWTSRQAASAHAVPARLTIVGGGVVGTEMATAYSALGARVTLVSRDGILPTVEPFAAARVTAALEKAGVELYPTTAPAEARRDGTGAVHLTLADGTTIVSDEILVATGRTPNTTDLGLERIGLAPGDWLRVDESLRVVDAEGAVVGDGWLYAAGDVNRRALLTHQGKYQARAVGDTIVARARGTEVDLSPWGRHAATADDRAVTQVIFSDPEIAAVGLTLRAATDTGLDVRAVEYDLGAVAGASLHADGYEGRASMVVDVSRNVLVGFTVVGPDVAELLQAATIAIVGEVPLERLWHAVPAYPTMSEIWLRLLETYGRDAHSRTPFPGAR, encoded by the coding sequence ATGCCTGAGGACACGTACGACGTCATCGTCATCGGGGCCGGTCCGGTCGGTGAGAACGTCGCCGATCGCATCGTGCAGGGCGGGCTGACTGCCGCGATCGTCGAGCGAGAGCTCGTCGGCGGGGAGTGCTCCTACTGGGCCTGCATGCCGACCAAGGCGCTGCTCCGCGACGCCGCCGCGCTTCGGGCCGTCCGCTCACTCCCTGCCGCGGCCCAGGCTGTCACGGGAGAGCTGGACCCGGCGGCGGTGCTGCGCCGGCGGGACAGCTTCGCCTCGCACTGGGACGACGCTGGACAGGTCAGCTGGCTCGTGGGAGCAGGCGTGGCACTGTTGCGCGGCCAGGGCCGCATCGTGGCCGACCGCACGGTTGAGGTCTCCTCGGCGGCCGGCGCGGCCACCACGGTCCATGCGCGTCATGCCGTCGTGGTGGCCACCGGCAGCAGCGCCTTCGTCCCCCCGGTCCCGGGACTGACCGAGACCGCGCCATGGACCAGCCGGCAGGCCGCCTCGGCGCACGCGGTCCCCGCCCGGCTGACCATCGTCGGCGGAGGTGTCGTCGGGACCGAGATGGCCACCGCGTACTCCGCCCTCGGCGCCCGGGTCACGCTCGTCTCCCGCGACGGCATCCTGCCGACCGTGGAGCCGTTCGCCGCCGCCCGCGTGACCGCCGCACTCGAGAAGGCCGGAGTCGAGCTCTACCCGACGACCGCCCCGGCCGAGGCACGCCGGGACGGGACCGGCGCGGTCCACCTGACCCTCGCGGACGGGACGACGATCGTGTCGGACGAGATCTTGGTCGCGACGGGCAGGACGCCGAACACCACGGACCTCGGCCTGGAGCGGATCGGCCTGGCCCCGGGCGACTGGCTGCGCGTCGACGAGTCGCTGCGCGTCGTGGACGCGGAGGGCGCGGTCGTCGGGGACGGGTGGCTCTACGCCGCGGGCGACGTCAATCGGCGCGCGCTGCTCACCCATCAGGGCAAGTACCAGGCGCGGGCGGTGGGCGACACCATCGTGGCCCGCGCCCGGGGCACCGAGGTCGACCTCTCGCCGTGGGGTCGGCACGCCGCGACGGCGGACGATCGCGCGGTCACGCAGGTGATCTTCTCCGATCCGGAGATCGCCGCGGTGGGCCTCACCCTGCGGGCCGCGACCGACACCGGGCTCGACGTGCGCGCCGTCGAGTACGACCTCGGCGCCGTGGCCGGGGCGAGCCTGCACGCCGACGGGTACGAGGGTCGGGCGAGCATGGTCGTCGACGTGTCACGCAACGTGCTGGTCGGCTTCACCGTCGTCGGGCCCGATGTCGCCGAGCTGCTCCAGGCAGCCACGATCGCGATCGTGGGCGAGGTCCCACTCGAGCGGTTGTGGCACGCTGTCCCGGCGTATCCGACCATGAGCGAGATCTGGCTGCGTCTCCTCGAGACGTACGGCAGGGACGCCCATTCCCGCACGCCTTTCCCAGGAGCACGATGA
- a CDS encoding TetR/AcrR family transcriptional regulator, with product MIEPVPVPMRERLIDAASELFYAQGLRAVSVDKVIERAGTTKVTFYRHFKSKDELVVAYLEQRATLERDGIGAAIAASNGDAVTALRTICEQTGIVACSPGFRGCPFINAAAENPDPESPVRRTVATHRAWYRTMFTELLAPLDLPDVDDVVDDLMLLRDGAMVAGYLGDPNAVAGSFFRGCLAVIRGGTSAVPGR from the coding sequence ATGATCGAGCCCGTGCCGGTGCCCATGCGTGAACGTCTGATCGACGCCGCGAGCGAGCTCTTCTACGCGCAGGGTCTGCGTGCGGTGAGCGTCGACAAGGTGATCGAGCGCGCCGGCACCACGAAGGTGACGTTCTATCGCCACTTCAAGAGCAAGGACGAGCTCGTCGTCGCCTATCTCGAGCAGCGGGCGACCCTCGAGCGGGACGGCATCGGTGCGGCCATCGCCGCGAGCAACGGCGACGCCGTGACAGCGTTGCGCACGATCTGCGAGCAGACGGGGATCGTGGCCTGCAGCCCGGGATTCCGCGGCTGCCCCTTCATCAACGCCGCGGCCGAGAACCCCGATCCCGAGAGTCCTGTGCGCAGGACCGTCGCCACCCACCGCGCCTGGTACCGGACCATGTTCACCGAGCTCCTCGCTCCCTTGGACCTGCCCGACGTCGACGACGTCGTGGACGACCTGATGCTCCTTCGCGACGGCGCCATGGTCGCGGGATATCTCGGTGACCCCAACGCCGTCGCCGGGTCGTTCTTCCGGGGCTGCCTGGCGGTCATCCGGGGCGGCACCTCGGCGGTTCCGGGGCGCTGA